TGCCGTGCACTGTGTCCGCTGTTATCATCTCCAGCCACTCACGCACCCGCCCCCACGGCCCTTGAACTACACCGCCTGCGTTAGCTATCTATTTAAATTATACTTTAAAATACATCTGAGATTTGAGATGTTTGAGATGCTGCTTAATTCTTACTATATCTAATATATTAAGGTATATTAAACTATGGTAATGAATGCGATATTTTCTAGAAAATATTTCGATCAAAAGGATCGTACGTCGACAAAGCTCGATGACATACATAGATTTAATGTTAATGTTTCAATGTAATGGGAAAAGCTGTGCCATAACAAAATTGGAAAATAAATTAAGCTTCAAAATTTTCAAGATTCTATATgtattgatatatatatattgatatatatTCCCCCCTTATGTGCGAGTGAAATGAAACTGAAGTTTGTATCACTGGGGCAGCTGTTCAAAGGAAAGTTACGGAACATCTGGTAACCGAGAGTAACATTGTGTCCTGAGCGCTGCTTCCACCCATCAAGTTTCATGTTACGCCTCGCTTCACTCATGGTAGAAGTTCGGACTCTCCTCTTGATGGTTACTTCAGGCTCCGTGAATTTTCTCTGTCTTCTTTGACATGAAGGTCTCTTCGCTATTTGGGGGAATTATCCTTCTACTCGCCCTCGGAATTGGTAAGAAGTCGCAGATACTCCGTAATAACTCAATTCAGTTACCGGCGTCTGGTCTTTCCGCGTACAGAGCGTGGTAAATTTGTCACAtcgtaaacttttttttttgttttattatgaTGATTTATAGCTACGGGTGTCAATATAGGGGCGGTATTCTGGCAATCTTAAAACAATCATTATCTGTTGTCCAAACACCTATAACTACTAGTCTATTTTAACTAATGAATTATGTTTTTTCCCCTTTAATTCAGATTTCAACAATGGGGCGAACGCAACAGAAGGTACATACacatcacacatacacatagGGTGAGTATTGTTAAAATGGAACACTTACCAAAATGGGACAATTAACCTTAAAATATATGTTTAGTAATGATTTATTTTCTCTTCTGCATACTGTTCAAAGAGCATTAATGTATTGAGAATGGTATCAAGTTGGAATTGAGACATTGAGATGACTCTATAAATGTTTCCAGAAAGCAAATTTTCAGAAGGTGTCCCATTTTAACAATACTCACTATATCATGGATTTATTATTTCTCATTACTGGACAGAACACTGttactggtaaaaaaaaaaaaaaagtgttttaatatgtttatttatGCAGGTGTTGTCTtgacctttttttctttttaggctACAACAAAAATTCTATATGCAATGAACTCTGTGAGGTCTGTGATGAACATTTCCCCACGAGGCTGATATGCTATGAAAACCTGCTTCAGCTTATTTGCTTAGAAAGATTTTCCTCCAAAGTTGAAGCTCTGAACGCCAGTGAGTTGTGTGTAtgggataaaataaaatggtaagtcgTGCACATATGACCAAAATCTTGAAATTGCGATTTAATACATATCTCataccattttttttattatctgtTACCAAAATTGTAATTACATAGTacatacactagtggccaaaactgTGGAAACAGCTACATTTTTGGCATTACTATACGAATATTGGCGGTAATGcttataaacaatcaaagaatgttatACATATCATACATTGGATGATTAAATAGGCAACTGCGGCAACagttgaataaagttctgcaaacTCTAAAAATTGGAAGGTGTTTCCACCATTTTGGCCAGTGCGGTGCCTCTACTTTTACATTATCATATGTGGTTTATTTAGTAATATTACACGGGTCTGTGCAAACTCCCACAAGCGTACGCAAGCAGAACGGATGGACTTTGTACTGGAAGAacttgtactgtaatatttaagtAAAACTGTAGCTTGCCTGGATCAGTTTAACATTTTCAGTGTCAAATCAGTGCtgcatttttttctaaatgCATGTCA
The sequence above is a segment of the Brienomyrus brachyistius isolate T26 chromosome 5, BBRACH_0.4, whole genome shotgun sequence genome. Coding sequences within it:
- the LOC125742969 gene encoding receptor activity-modifying protein 1-like is translated as MKVSSLFGGIILLLALGIDFNNGANATEGYNKNSICNELCEVCDEHFPTRLICYENLLQLICLERFSSKVEALNASELCVWDKIKWAYDSFTKCTEEKADCLKIPWPNQLVEDIFVEIHATHFKSCPVKEFDDPPPDVLLALVMTPICLIPAMVMLVVVKTKNRNQN